In a genomic window of Methanosarcina horonobensis HB-1 = JCM 15518:
- a CDS encoding alpha/beta hydrolase, with protein sequence MQGEKLRGTKLRSSRIFSIIKQDFETYIAEVKTKLEDSFELVCIETSRGTVESKYYKAEKADKGIIVIGGIGEGFQTPADSLYPRLSEYFKETGVSSLNVKFREAGNLAESVIDVLVGIEFLKSENIKTLGLIGYSFGGAVVVQAAFNETDVKTIVLISTQSYGLSPISFLPKETSVFIIHGEEDEVIPPEIAVQVYEQAHEPKRIEIFDTKASHDLSEIADEIYVEVKDWITKYLIDKSEK encoded by the coding sequence ATGCAGGGTGAGAAATTAAGGGGCACAAAGCTGAGGAGCTCACGGATATTTTCTATCATAAAACAAGATTTTGAAACTTATATTGCTGAAGTAAAAACGAAACTAGAGGACTCATTCGAACTCGTTTGTATAGAGACTAGCCGTGGAACAGTAGAAAGCAAATACTATAAGGCTGAAAAAGCGGATAAAGGTATAATTGTTATTGGAGGAATAGGTGAGGGCTTTCAAACTCCAGCTGATAGCCTATACCCTCGTTTGAGTGAATATTTTAAAGAGACAGGTGTAAGTTCACTAAATGTAAAGTTCAGGGAAGCAGGAAATCTTGCAGAATCCGTTATAGATGTTCTAGTAGGGATTGAGTTTTTAAAATCGGAAAATATCAAGACACTTGGCTTGATTGGGTATTCTTTTGGAGGTGCAGTTGTAGTTCAAGCAGCGTTCAATGAAACTGACGTAAAAACAATAGTTTTGATCTCAACTCAGAGTTACGGACTTAGCCCGATTTCCTTCCTTCCGAAAGAAACATCAGTGTTCATAATTCACGGTGAGGAAGATGAAGTAATACCGCCGGAAATTGCGGTACAGGTATATGAACAAGCACATGAACCTAAAAGAATTGAAATTTTCGATACAAAAGCTTCACATGACTTAAGTGAGATAGCTGACGAAATTTACGTTGAAGTAAAAGACTGGATTACAAAGTATTTGATAGATAAGTCGGAAAAATAA
- a CDS encoding DNA-directed RNA polymerase subunit H: MTKFSLLDHEAVPKHEIMSEGELKSVLSKYSIEKEQLPKIKVQDPVCKEIGAAVGDVVKITRKSQTAGEADYYRLVIE; this comes from the coding sequence TTGACAAAGTTCAGCCTGCTCGACCATGAGGCGGTCCCTAAGCATGAAATAATGTCTGAGGGCGAGTTAAAGTCTGTTTTAAGCAAGTATTCCATTGAAAAGGAACAACTTCCGAAGATCAAGGTGCAGGATCCTGTTTGTAAGGAAATAGGGGCTGCCGTCGGAGACGTCGTGAAGATCACAAGAAAAAGTCAAACTGCAGGGGAGGCAGATTATTACAGACTTGTGATCGAGTAA
- a CDS encoding DUF5320 domain-containing protein, which translates to MHSREEILKIYNAGSEAVISLVQRLDAQLKNKDILIDQLREQIKLLKEQENICDRLEKQLELIDSQLELLNRLKE; encoded by the coding sequence ATGCATTCAAGAGAAGAAATTCTTAAAATTTATAATGCCGGATCGGAAGCGGTTATTAGTTTAGTTCAAAGACTTGATGCTCAATTGAAAAATAAAGATATACTGATTGATCAACTAAGAGAGCAAATTAAACTGTTAAAGGAGCAAGAAAATATATGTGATAGATTGGAAAAACAGTTGGAACTAATAGATTCGCAATTGGAACTTCTTAACCGCTTAAAAGAATAA
- a CDS encoding chemotaxis protein CheB, whose amino-acid sequence MKPKPQEQKPDEEQAPEASQKLIKDRIIFEEQEPAEKLEEKPEKEEEPEEEKEQGEEQQPEEEEEQEEELKLEKEQKPEQNFPIVGIGASAGGLGAFEAFFSGIPADVSPGVAFVIIQHLDPKHKSILNTLIGRYTNMPVYEIIDGMAVQPNCVYVIPPNSDLIYRDGTLHTLEPTVRHGHRTPIDFFFRSLAEEKKERAIGIVLTGTGSDGTLGIRAIKAEGGMVMAQSPETSEYDSMPRSVIDTGLADYILPPKEMPDQLIAYVTQAFGRSVHPTVRAEDLMNRIFNLIFTQTGHDFSHYKKGTINRRIERRMAVHSMRRIDEYVHYLEKKPAEVEALYRDFLISVTSFFRNSKAFDALQEEVIPNFFVGKRPNDTIRIWVPGCSTGEEAYSIGILFQEYMETVRRNFKILIFATDIDSRAIERARAGIYPASIAADVSPERLERFFTVSPDGNYRINKNIREMVIFSEHDLIKDPPFSKIDLLSCRNLLIYMDGELQKRLIPLFYYSLNPGKYLFLGSSETINGFTDLFDTLDRSAKLYKSRPNVGAEKLRSIATFIPSRLESREIHGKPEEIPFQAKPKYREMTEQILLQNYAPVGVLVNENGDIFYTHGRTGMYLELATGEAGLNILKMAREGLHHRLPIALHRAAIDKKISFYSGVQVKTNGDFTSINLMVIPLATTPYAVEGSDLYLVIFEEPPKWIQENIEGAATRDVKGGTTESGKEVDQRILELMEQLRIKEEELKATNEELETSTEELKSSNEEMQSINEELQSSNEELESSKEELQSVNEELATVNTELQNKVTDLSQANNDMNNLLAGTDIGTIFVDYGMRVMRFTPAVTNLVNLIPTDVGRPIRDIVPNIIGYDRLIEDIREVLDKLTTKELEIQTKDGMWFLMRIKPYRTLDNVIKGAVITFIDTTELRRSRELLKESDIKVNRLAVVVRDSNDAVTLQDLEGRILAWNPSAERMYGWSEAEALKMNISSLVPEDRKAGELDTVKRLSRAEVIEPYRTQRLTKDGRIVDVWLTASSLIDKNNNVYAISTTERGK is encoded by the coding sequence ATGAAACCGAAACCACAAGAACAGAAGCCAGATGAGGAACAGGCTCCAGAGGCTTCTCAAAAATTAATCAAAGATAGGATAATTTTCGAAGAACAAGAACCGGCGGAGAAACTAGAAGAAAAACCAGAAAAGGAAGAAGAACCAGAGGAAGAAAAAGAACAGGGAGAGGAACAACAACCAGAAGAGGAAGAAGAACAAGAAGAAGAACTGAAACTAGAAAAGGAACAGAAACCGGAACAGAACTTTCCCATCGTGGGCATCGGCGCATCGGCTGGTGGGTTGGGCGCGTTCGAAGCCTTTTTTTCAGGAATTCCTGCAGACGTCAGTCCTGGAGTAGCCTTTGTAATAATACAGCATCTGGATCCTAAACACAAAAGTATTCTAAATACTCTTATAGGACGCTACACGAATATGCCGGTTTACGAGATCATTGATGGGATGGCTGTCCAGCCTAACTGCGTCTATGTCATCCCGCCTAACAGTGACCTTATTTATCGTGATGGTACACTCCACACACTGGAACCAACCGTGAGACACGGTCATCGTACGCCTATCGATTTTTTCTTCCGCTCACTGGCTGAGGAAAAGAAAGAGAGAGCCATAGGGATTGTGCTTACAGGTACAGGCAGTGACGGAACATTGGGAATACGGGCAATCAAGGCTGAAGGCGGTATGGTGATGGCGCAAAGCCCCGAAACCAGCGAGTACGACAGCATGCCGCGCAGTGTAATTGACACAGGTCTGGCAGATTATATCCTGCCTCCGAAAGAAATGCCTGACCAGCTTATTGCCTATGTAACTCAAGCTTTTGGGAGATCAGTACATCCGACTGTTAGGGCAGAAGATTTGATGAATAGGATATTCAATTTAATATTTACCCAAACAGGTCACGACTTTTCACATTACAAGAAGGGCACTATCAATCGACGCATTGAGCGGCGTATGGCCGTTCACTCTATGAGGCGTATAGATGAGTATGTGCACTACTTAGAGAAAAAACCTGCCGAAGTAGAAGCGCTCTATCGCGACTTCTTAATCAGCGTCACCAGTTTCTTTCGTAATTCCAAGGCGTTCGATGCGCTTCAGGAAGAAGTCATCCCGAATTTCTTCGTCGGAAAGCGTCCAAACGATACGATACGAATCTGGGTGCCCGGATGTTCCACAGGCGAGGAGGCTTATTCAATCGGTATTCTGTTCCAGGAGTATATGGAGACTGTAAGACGAAATTTCAAGATACTAATTTTTGCAACGGATATTGATAGTCGAGCTATCGAACGTGCCCGTGCCGGCATATATCCTGCAAGCATCGCTGCCGATGTCTCGCCGGAACGGCTGGAACGCTTCTTTACCGTGAGCCCGGATGGTAATTACCGCATTAATAAAAATATCCGTGAGATGGTAATCTTTTCTGAGCATGACCTTATCAAAGACCCTCCATTTTCTAAAATCGACCTCTTGAGTTGCCGCAATTTACTGATTTATATGGATGGAGAACTGCAGAAGAGACTAATTCCTCTCTTCTATTACTCATTGAACCCTGGAAAATATCTCTTTCTTGGTTCCTCCGAGACGATTAACGGATTCACCGATCTTTTTGATACGCTTGACCGCAGTGCAAAATTGTATAAAAGCAGGCCAAATGTTGGAGCTGAGAAACTCCGTTCCATAGCGACATTTATCCCGTCAAGACTGGAATCCAGAGAGATTCATGGTAAACCCGAAGAAATTCCTTTCCAGGCCAAACCTAAATATCGCGAGATGACAGAACAGATTTTGCTTCAAAATTATGCTCCTGTCGGCGTGCTCGTAAACGAAAACGGTGACATCTTTTATACACATGGGCGTACCGGCATGTACCTGGAACTGGCTACGGGTGAGGCTGGATTGAATATTCTGAAAATGGCTCGCGAGGGACTGCACCATAGACTGCCTATTGCCCTGCACAGAGCAGCTATCGATAAGAAGATATCATTCTACTCTGGAGTTCAGGTCAAAACCAATGGTGACTTCACCAGTATTAATCTGATGGTAATACCTCTGGCTACAACTCCTTACGCAGTCGAGGGATCAGATCTGTACCTTGTCATTTTTGAGGAACCTCCGAAATGGATACAGGAAAATATTGAGGGGGCAGCTACCAGGGATGTAAAGGGTGGGACTACAGAGAGCGGAAAGGAAGTAGACCAGCGCATTTTGGAGTTGATGGAGCAGCTGCGTATCAAGGAAGAAGAACTCAAAGCCACCAATGAGGAACTGGAAACTTCCACTGAAGAACTCAAATCCTCCAACGAAGAAATGCAGTCGATAAATGAAGAATTGCAGTCTTCAAACGAGGAGCTGGAGAGTTCAAAAGAGGAACTGCAGTCAGTTAACGAGGAACTGGCTACGGTCAATACTGAACTGCAAAATAAGGTTACTGATTTGTCTCAAGCCAATAACGATATGAACAACCTGCTCGCCGGCACGGATATAGGCACTATCTTCGTGGATTATGGAATGCGCGTTATGCGTTTCACTCCTGCAGTCACAAACCTGGTCAATTTGATCCCGACCGATGTGGGAAGGCCTATCAGGGACATTGTTCCGAATATCATAGGATATGACCGCCTGATAGAAGACATAAGAGAGGTACTGGACAAACTGACGACCAAAGAACTTGAAATCCAGACCAAGGATGGCATGTGGTTCCTGATGCGCATTAAACCTTACCGCACTCTTGATAACGTTATCAAAGGAGCAGTGATTACCTTTATAGATACTACCGAGTTGAGACGGTCAAGGGAATTGTTGAAGGAATCCGATATCAAGGTTAACCGCCTGGCTGTGGTTGTGCGCGATTCTAACGATGCTGTAACTCTTCAGGATCTGGAGGGCCGAATCCTTGCCTGGAATCCAAGCGCTGAGAGAATGTACGGCTGGAGCGAAGCCGAGGCACTAAAAATGAATATTAGCAGCCTGGTTCCAGAGGACCGAAAAGCAGGTGAGTTGGATACAGTGAAGAGGCTTAGTCGGGCTGAAGTCATTGAACCTTATCGCACTCAGCGGCTCACCAAGGACGGCCGGATAGTGGATGTGTGGCTGACCGCCAGTTCATTGATAGACAAAAATAACAATGTATATGCTATTTCGACCACAGAGAGAGGGAAGTAA
- a CDS encoding PAS domain S-box protein, with product MRNKEDPNRKNIENQIKILSESVELSNDAIVTTSLDGIITSWNKGAELIYGYPAKEVLGMPMAILDPPILVGETKELNELIEFEEQINNYETLRLRKDGKLINVSLTLSPILDDSEKLIAVLIIARDITKSKMAEEKLMKSEELYRIVTEQTGQIIYNYNLIADKCSWAGAIEEVTGYSFEEFRILGKYIWITKIFPLEEPGIIIKPFTKRISGDRFSEELKFKRKDGTFIYIENRGVLLKDDYGHPYKAVGVIKNITDLKNALDKIEESETKYRSFVQNFHGIVFQFDENFAPVFLDGAVEGITGYREKDLTSRDGWREIIYPADLTLVLKEEEKVQNFSSSGYVNIEYRIKHLDGSIRWINEILQKIYRVNGKHVLYQSTLYDITERKETEKFLVNIETARKKEIHHRIKNNLQIISSLLDLQAEKFDNRKFIEDSEVKEAFRESQDRVISMALIHEELHKGGKIDTLNFSQYIEELANNLFFTYRPGNACITFDKDIEKDIFFDMDTAIPLGIIVNELFSNSLKYAFKGRNKGEIIIRLSGGGKTGGNIDSIEGRKNEDCNGSIFILSVSDNGVGIPEDIDIENPNSLGLQLVVSLVDQLDGELELKRNKGTEFTVRFAVPESNNTESAESLLQLADND from the coding sequence ATGAGAAACAAAGAAGATCCTAACCGTAAAAATATAGAAAATCAGATAAAGATACTGTCGGAGAGTGTGGAATTATCAAATGATGCCATTGTAACCACATCGCTTGATGGCATTATTACCAGCTGGAATAAAGGTGCAGAGTTAATTTATGGATATCCGGCTAAAGAAGTTCTTGGAATGCCTATGGCCATCCTAGATCCACCCATTTTAGTCGGAGAAACAAAAGAACTGAATGAACTTATTGAATTTGAAGAACAAATAAACAATTATGAGACTTTACGCTTAAGAAAGGACGGTAAGTTGATAAATGTCTCATTAACTCTTTCTCCAATTCTCGATGATTCTGAAAAATTGATCGCAGTCTTGATTATCGCCAGGGATATAACCAAAAGTAAAATGGCAGAAGAAAAACTGATGAAAAGCGAGGAACTATACAGGATTGTCACTGAGCAGACGGGGCAGATAATATACAACTATAATTTAATTGCAGATAAGTGCAGTTGGGCAGGTGCCATAGAAGAAGTTACAGGATATAGTTTTGAAGAATTTCGGATACTTGGCAAGTACATTTGGATTACAAAAATCTTTCCCTTAGAAGAGCCTGGTATTATTATTAAGCCCTTTACGAAGAGAATTAGCGGAGACAGATTTAGTGAAGAATTAAAGTTTAAAAGAAAAGACGGGACTTTCATTTACATTGAAAATAGAGGTGTTTTACTTAAGGATGATTATGGTCACCCTTACAAGGCTGTCGGAGTAATTAAGAATATTACTGATTTAAAAAATGCATTGGATAAGATTGAAGAAAGTGAGACGAAATACCGATCTTTCGTGCAAAATTTCCACGGCATTGTTTTCCAGTTTGACGAAAACTTTGCCCCTGTATTTCTGGATGGTGCTGTTGAAGGGATAACCGGGTATAGAGAAAAGGATCTCACGTCTCGGGATGGGTGGAGAGAAATAATTTATCCTGCTGATCTGACCCTCGTTCTCAAAGAAGAAGAAAAGGTTCAAAATTTTTCATCTTCCGGTTATGTAAATATTGAGTATCGTATCAAACATTTAGACGGAAGTATCAGATGGATTAATGAAATTTTACAAAAAATTTATCGAGTAAACGGAAAGCATGTACTCTATCAGAGTACGCTTTACGATATAACCGAGAGAAAAGAGACAGAAAAGTTTCTTGTAAACATTGAAACTGCCCGCAAAAAGGAAATACACCACAGGATTAAGAATAATCTACAAATAATCTCATCTCTTCTTGACCTCCAGGCTGAGAAATTCGATAACAGAAAATTTATTGAGGATTCAGAAGTCAAGGAAGCCTTCAGAGAAAGTCAGGATAGAGTTATATCGATGGCTCTGATCCACGAGGAGCTCCATAAAGGCGGCAAAATTGATACACTTAACTTTTCGCAGTATATTGAAGAACTCGCAAATAATCTCTTTTTCACCTACAGGCCTGGAAATGCCTGCATAACATTTGATAAGGATATAGAAAAAGACATTTTCTTTGACATGGATACTGCAATTCCTTTAGGAATAATTGTTAATGAACTTTTCTCAAATTCTCTCAAATATGCATTTAAGGGAAGAAACAAAGGCGAAATTATAATTAGGTTGTCTGGGGGGGGGAAGACAGGAGGAAATATAGACAGCATAGAGGGAAGAAAAAACGAAGACTGTAACGGCTCAATTTTCATTCTGTCTGTCTCAGATAATGGAGTTGGTATTCCAGAAGATATTGATATTGAGAATCCTAATAGTCTCGGACTTCAACTGGTGGTTTCCCTTGTAGACCAGTTAGATGGAGAACTTGAACTTAAAAGGAATAAGGGAACAGAGTTCACTGTAAGGTTCGCTGTACCGGAAAGCAATAATACGGAATCGGCGGAATCCTTACTGCAACTAGCCGATAATGATTAA
- a CDS encoding PAS domain S-box protein, giving the protein MKANMEQFSEENPNPVLTVKKDGTVLYSNEAGKPLLHEWDMRIGERLPSCIGDFVQRVISQNNQEKTEVKVGKKVYLIAFHPFPEKECVNIYIFDISDQKKFEEKLKESEKRYRNIIEVANEGIWILDTKARTTYVNERMAEMLGYSQEEMIGRFVWDFADEESKAILKLNLEKRRQGIDEIYELRLRRKDGLALWVLISARPSFNEDSKFTGSLGMLTDITERKQAEEALRQREQHIRLKLENILSPARKTANLELAKIIDVEATQPLMEDFYKLAHIPIGLNDLKGNVLIGVGWQDICTRFHRVHPETCKHCIESDTELSTDVSPGEFKLYRCKNNMWDIATPIIVESQHIGYVFSGQFFFDDESLDYELFRSRARQYGFNEEEYIAALEKVPRLSREAVDTGMAFFMTFANMISQLSYSNIKLAKSLEERDTLVNALLENREDLNHAQAVGNIGSWRLDVRKNELTCSDENYRIFGIPEGTPLTYETFLTAVHPDDREYVEKEWKAGLVSEPKEIEHRIIADGKIRWVREKAYLEFDKGGALTSGFGITQDITERKKAEEALKKACDSLEEKVKERTAELEETYNALVENERRFSEAQKMAHIGSWDWDLVTDEMYWSDEIYRIFGLTTQESCSSYNEILSHTHPDDREYVDNAIKRALKGKPFDINHRIILADGEERVVHVQGEVIFEEKNAPVRMRGTVQDITESKKAEEKLKKLADAVESSDDAIITESLDGTITSWNKGAEEIYGYSAEEILGKNVSILEPDNLKGEVKQLIEKIKQREKIQRYRTLRLKKDGTIINISITLSPVFDSSGELVAVSAVVRNITERIKAEEALANIEIARKKEIHHRIKNNLQVISSLLDLQAEKFKNKQYIHDSEVLEAFRVSQDRVISMALIHEELHKGEGLDTLNFSPYIEELAENLFLTYKLGNTDISLNMDLEENSLFNMDIAVPLGIIVNELVSNSLKHAFPGRDKGTVKIKLRREENKECMDKQLKDENKNENKGFKKANFTLTVSDNGVGMPESFDLEYSETLGMHLVSILVDQLEGELELKRDAGTAFVIRFTVAEKR; this is encoded by the coding sequence ATGAAAGCAAACATGGAGCAATTTTCAGAGGAGAACCCGAATCCCGTGCTCACTGTGAAAAAAGATGGGACTGTTCTTTATTCAAACGAGGCTGGCAAGCCCTTATTGCACGAGTGGGATATGAGAATCGGAGAAAGACTACCTTCCTGTATCGGAGATTTTGTGCAAAGGGTAATTTCCCAAAATAACCAGGAAAAAACGGAAGTTAAAGTGGGAAAAAAAGTATACCTCATCGCGTTTCACCCTTTCCCCGAAAAAGAATGCGTAAACATTTACATATTCGATATAAGTGATCAGAAAAAATTTGAAGAAAAACTTAAGGAGAGCGAGAAGAGGTACCGCAACATCATTGAAGTAGCCAACGAGGGCATATGGATACTTGACACTAAAGCCAGGACTACTTACGTCAATGAGAGAATGGCGGAGATGTTAGGATACAGTCAGGAAGAAATGATTGGTAGATTTGTGTGGGACTTTGCCGATGAAGAAAGTAAGGCTATCCTTAAACTAAATCTGGAAAAGAGGAGACAGGGTATCGATGAGATCTATGAATTGAGACTAAGACGTAAAGATGGCTTAGCCTTATGGGTGCTTATAAGTGCCAGACCCTCTTTTAATGAGGATAGCAAGTTTACAGGCTCGCTGGGTATGCTCACCGACATCACTGAGCGCAAGCAAGCAGAAGAGGCGCTGCGCCAAAGAGAGCAACATATCAGGCTGAAGCTGGAAAATATTCTCTCACCTGCTCGGAAGACGGCGAACCTTGAGCTTGCCAAGATCATTGATGTCGAGGCTACCCAACCCCTTATGGAAGATTTCTATAAGCTTGCTCATATTCCCATAGGCCTGAATGATCTCAAAGGAAATGTTCTGATAGGTGTCGGCTGGCAGGATATCTGCACCAGATTCCACAGAGTTCATCCCGAAACCTGCAAGCACTGCATAGAAAGCGACACAGAGCTGTCCACTGACGTTTCCCCCGGAGAGTTTAAGCTGTACAGGTGCAAGAACAATATGTGGGACATAGCAACTCCCATCATAGTGGAAAGCCAGCATATAGGCTATGTCTTCTCTGGACAGTTCTTTTTTGATGACGAGTCTCTGGACTATGAGCTTTTCCGATCCCGGGCCAGACAGTATGGTTTCAACGAAGAGGAGTACATAGCGGCGCTTGAGAAAGTTCCACGGTTAAGCAGGGAGGCTGTGGATACAGGCATGGCCTTCTTCATGACGTTTGCCAATATGATCTCGCAGTTAAGCTACAGCAATATCAAGCTGGCCAAGTCGCTGGAGGAACGCGACACCCTTGTGAATGCGCTTCTGGAGAATCGGGAAGATCTCAATCACGCCCAGGCTGTGGGAAATATCGGCAGCTGGCGTCTGGATGTGCGTAAAAACGAATTGACTTGTTCCGATGAAAATTACCGTATCTTTGGCATCCCAGAAGGCACTCCCTTGACCTATGAGACCTTTCTTACGGCGGTCCACCCGGATGATAGAGAGTATGTTGAGAAGGAATGGAAAGCGGGGTTGGTGAGCGAACCAAAAGAAATCGAGCATCGCATCATCGCGGACGGTAAGATCAGGTGGGTGCGTGAAAAGGCATATCTTGAATTTGACAAAGGCGGAGCACTGACTAGCGGTTTTGGCATAACGCAAGATATCACCGAGCGCAAAAAAGCAGAAGAAGCCCTTAAAAAAGCATGTGACAGTTTAGAAGAAAAAGTTAAAGAACGTACAGCTGAACTTGAAGAAACTTATAATGCATTAGTGGAAAATGAGAGAAGATTCTCTGAAGCTCAAAAAATGGCTCATATTGGAAGTTGGGACTGGGATCTTGTAACGGATGAAATGTACTGGTCTGATGAAATATATCGTATTTTCGGACTTACTACTCAAGAATCTTGCTCATCCTACAATGAGATTTTAAGTCACACACACCCCGACGATCGGGAATATGTGGACAACGCCATTAAAAGAGCTTTAAAAGGAAAGCCCTTTGACATTAATCATAGAATCATCCTGGCTGATGGAGAAGAGCGTGTAGTCCATGTACAGGGAGAAGTTATTTTTGAGGAAAAAAATGCTCCTGTTAGAATGAGGGGAACAGTTCAGGATATTACAGAAAGCAAGAAAGCAGAAGAGAAACTTAAGAAACTGGCGGATGCTGTGGAATCTTCAGACGATGCTATTATAACCGAGTCTCTTGATGGTACTATTACCAGCTGGAATAAAGGGGCAGAGGAGATTTATGGTTACTCAGCTGAAGAGATTCTGGGAAAAAACGTGTCAATACTCGAACCGGATAATCTTAAAGGGGAAGTAAAACAATTAATCGAAAAGATTAAACAAAGAGAAAAGATCCAGCGTTACAGAACTTTACGGTTAAAAAAAGACGGTACCATAATAAATATTTCGATAACTCTTTCTCCGGTTTTTGATTCATCCGGAGAGCTTGTAGCCGTCTCAGCTGTTGTCAGAAACATTACTGAGCGCATTAAAGCAGAAGAAGCCCTCGCAAATATCGAGATTGCACGTAAAAAGGAAATTCACCACCGGATAAAGAATAACCTGCAGGTAATCTCTTCCCTGCTGGATCTTCAGGCTGAGAAGTTCAAGAACAAACAATATATTCACGATTCTGAAGTCCTTGAAGCTTTCAGGGTAAGCCAGGACAGAGTAATATCTATGGCTCTTATCCATGAGGAATTGCACAAAGGTGAAGGACTCGACACGCTTAACTTTTCACCGTACATTGAAGAACTCGCCGAAAATCTTTTCCTGACATATAAGCTTGGAAACACCGATATCAGCTTAAATATGGATCTGGAAGAAAACTCGTTATTTAATATGGATATCGCAGTCCCGCTGGGAATAATTGTTAACGAACTTGTTTCCAATTCTCTCAAACATGCATTTCCAGGCAGGGATAAGGGGACAGTTAAAATAAAACTTCGCAGAGAAGAAAATAAAGAATGCATGGACAAACAACTAAAAGACGAAAACAAAAACGAAAACAAAGGCTTTAAAAAAGCCAATTTTACACTAACTGTGTCGGATAACGGAGTGGGTATGCCTGAGAGCTTTGATCTGGAATATTCTGAGACTCTTGGCATGCATCTGGTGTCAATCCTGGTGGACCAGCTAGAGGGCGAACTTGAATTAAAAAGGGATGCTGGAACCGCATTCGTAATAAGGTTCACAGTGGCAGAAAAGCGGTAA
- a CDS encoding sensor histidine kinase, which yields MEKKVKILLFEDNPGDANLIEEMLEEFADFPYELKNVETLKEGLEFLKEHQFDVILSDLRLPDSDGTETFLDIHATNSRVPIIILTGISDENTGIDAVKKGAQDYLVKGQVDGRLLNRSIRYSIERKRAEEELQESEERYRIITEQTGQLIYDFNIKENRVRWAGAIEEITGYTAEEFDSMELSSWIEKIHPEDLKPALERINAFRRKRGKLNHEFRFQKKDGSYIYVEENGIHFPDENGNSHRVLGIMNDITEKKEAEEALAKIEEVRKKEIHHRIKNNLQVVSSLLDLQAEKFTENKICNTSKVLKAFRDSQNRVISMALIHEELYESRDINTLNFAAYLKKLTKELFRCYNVETSGAHLVLEIEKKIFLEMDTVVPLGIIVNELVSNSLKHAFPGRDKGKIQIKLFREENGECDIEIRSENEGKKDTSFILIVSDNGVGIPESLDLENPDTLGMQLVTTLVDQLDGELELKKNSGTEFIIKFAMPEEK from the coding sequence ATGGAAAAAAAGGTAAAGATATTGCTTTTTGAGGATAATCCAGGGGATGCGAATCTAATCGAGGAGATGCTCGAAGAGTTTGCCGACTTCCCATATGAACTCAAAAATGTAGAGACCCTTAAAGAGGGCCTGGAATTTCTTAAAGAACACCAGTTTGATGTGATATTGTCAGATCTGAGATTGCCAGATAGCGATGGTACTGAAACCTTTCTTGATATTCATGCAACAAATTCAAGAGTTCCCATAATAATCCTGACCGGCATTAGTGACGAAAATACAGGGATTGATGCCGTAAAGAAAGGCGCTCAGGATTATCTGGTCAAGGGACAGGTTGATGGCAGACTATTAAACCGTTCTATCCGCTATTCCATTGAACGTAAAAGAGCAGAAGAAGAGCTTCAGGAAAGTGAGGAAAGGTATAGGATTATCACGGAGCAGACAGGTCAGCTAATATATGATTTCAATATCAAAGAGAACAGAGTCAGATGGGCAGGCGCTATCGAAGAAATAACAGGGTACACAGCTGAAGAGTTCGATAGTATGGAACTCAGTTCCTGGATTGAAAAAATTCATCCCGAAGACCTCAAACCCGCACTTGAAAGGATCAATGCTTTTCGAAGAAAAAGAGGAAAGCTTAATCACGAGTTCAGGTTCCAGAAAAAAGATGGGAGTTATATCTATGTCGAAGAAAACGGGATTCACTTTCCGGATGAAAACGGAAACTCTCACAGAGTACTTGGGATAATGAATGATATCACTGAAAAAAAAGAGGCAGAAGAGGCTCTGGCGAAAATTGAGGAAGTACGCAAAAAAGAGATTCACCACAGGATTAAGAACAACCTGCAGGTAGTTTCGTCCCTCCTCGACCTTCAGGCTGAAAAATTCACAGAGAATAAAATTTGCAATACTTCTAAAGTTCTCAAAGCTTTCAGGGACAGCCAGAATCGGGTTATTTCAATGGCTTTAATCCATGAGGAACTATACGAATCAAGAGACATCAATACCCTTAATTTTGCGGCGTACCTGAAGAAACTTACAAAGGAGCTTTTCAGGTGCTACAATGTCGAAACCTCAGGAGCCCATCTGGTTCTGGAAATAGAGAAAAAAATCTTCCTTGAAATGGATACTGTAGTTCCGTTAGGGATAATTGTTAATGAACTTGTTTCAAACTCCCTAAAGCACGCATTTCCAGGTAGAGATAAAGGGAAAATCCAAATTAAACTTTTCAGGGAAGAAAACGGAGAATGCGATATCGAAATAAGAAGCGAAAACGAAGGCAAAAAAGACACCAGTTTTATTCTGATCGTTTCAGATAACGGAGTAGGTATTCCTGAAAGCCTTGATTTAGAAAATCCTGATACTCTTGGCATGCAACTGGTGACTACCCTTGTAGATCAGCTGGACGGCGAACTTGAATTGAAAAAAAATTCGGGAACTGAGTTTATTATAAAGTTCGCAATGCCAGAAGAGAAATAA